One Alligator mississippiensis isolate rAllMis1 chromosome 1, rAllMis1, whole genome shotgun sequence genomic window carries:
- the ZAR1L gene encoding protein ZAR1-like, which translates to MESFVYPPYSLYQGYRGPMAPGCGGGPKPRQPSWKQSKGSGAYLGAPPAEPLPLGGADCADSYRRAQLKALLSQFLEQKYGYFHCKDCKTRWESAYVWCISGSNKVYFKQLCRKCQQGFNPYKVEAIQCQTCSKTHCSCPQKKRHIDLKRPHRQELCGRCKGKRLSCDNTYSFKYIV; encoded by the exons ATGGAGAGCTTTGTCTACCCGCCCTACAGCCTGTACCAGGGTTACCGCGGGCCCATGGCGCCGGGCTGCGGCGGCGGCCCCAAGCCGAGACAGCcgagctggaagcagagcaagGGCAGCGGCGCCTACCTGGGCGCGCCGCCCGCCGAGCCCTTGCCCCTGGGCGGCGCCGACTGCGCGGACAGCTACCGGCGCGCCCAGCTGAAGGCGCTGCTGTCGCAG TTCCTGGAGCAGAAATACGGCTACTTCCACTGCAAGGACTGCAAAACCCGCTGGGAGAGCGCCTACGTCTGGTGCATTTCTGGGAGTAATAAG GTTTACTTCAAGCAGCTCTGTCGGAAATGCCAGCAGGGCTTCAATCCTTACAAAGTGGAAGCCATCCAGTGCCAG ACCTGTTCAAAGACTCATTGCTCCTGCCCACAGAAGAAAAGACACATTGACCTCAAGAGACCCCACCGCCAAGAACTGTGTGGCCGCTGCAAAGGCAAGAGATTATCCTGTGACAATACTTACAGCTTTAAATACATTGTCTGA